One region of Cucurbita pepo subsp. pepo cultivar mu-cu-16 chromosome LG03, ASM280686v2, whole genome shotgun sequence genomic DNA includes:
- the LOC111790109 gene encoding uncharacterized protein LOC111790109 yields MEFCNSLIFFTLLIILPLARCGDTGSVIFVDSSSHQYLRSHSTDDGSEVSSMSLPEVAAAVSVLLGFAPPSTLSASGSSKLNGMLMPNPLDRPRSVFMLEIRGAHDPEVVSLVSGMSSNVLTSKVHVSSESADIQLPGEDEVSVVPLNEPLAAYTDEDISEFASFIGGSYVADASKTLNGELTVPLTDAVKIYLHLSKTGDREFIGSLLCLIHNVKRAIHIHEDLSQNVQSPSELITGSFDSIKAFQDQSDSEGDASHRSRLFIVALSKIFQLLQKAYDGQIVGVVLFSGSSSPNAEQGLNVIFNPRSTPRWLVEEVKLNTTIQEVILVRTTLAWITGIILLIATLMGSCCLLRMPLTRDTLLYSNVKLD; encoded by the exons ATGGAATTCTGCAATtcactcatcttcttcaccctCTTAATCATCCTCCCTCTCGCTAGG TGCGGGGATACTGGCTCGGTGATTTTCGTTGATAGCTCGTCGCATCAATATCTTCGATCTCATTCGACCGATGATGGCTCCGAG GTTAGTTCAATGTCACTACCAGAAGTTGCTGCTGCTGTGTCAGTCTTGCTTGGTTTTGCGCCGCCTTCAACGCTTTCAGCTTCTGGTTCATCTAAG CTGAATGGGATGTTGATGCCAAATCCGCTTGATAGGCCTCGTTCAGTTTTTATGCTTGAGATTAGAGGAGCACATG ATCCGGAAGTTGTAAGCCTGGTAAGTGGCATGTCCAGCAATGTTCTTACGAGTAAGGTTCACGTAAGTTCTGAGAGTGCTGACATCCAACTTCCCG GTGAGGATGAAGTGTCTGTTGTTCCTTTGAATGAACCATTGGCAGCTTATACTGATGAAGATATTAGTGAATTT GCATCTTTCATTGGTGGATCATATGTTGCTGATGCATCAAAAACTTTAAATGGAGAGTTGACTGTGCCGTTGACTGATGCTGTTAAAATCTATCTTCATCTGTCTAAG ACAGGGGACAGAGAATTTATAGGTAGTCTTTTGTGTCTCATTCACAATGTTAAGAGGGCTATACACATTCATGAGGATTTGTCACAAAATGTGCAAAGTCCATCTGAGCTCATCACTGGTTCATTCGATAGCATCAAG GCATTCCAAGATCAAAGTGATTCCGAAGGAGATGCTAGTCATAGATCGAGACTATTTATTGTTGCTTTGTCCAAGATATTCCAATTACTCCAAAAAGCATATGATG GTCAAATTGTTggagttgttttgttttctggaTCATCATCACCAAATGCAGAACAAGGATTAAATGTGATCTTTAACCCTCGGTCGACTCCACGTTGGTTGGTGGAAGAAGTCAAACTTAACACAACTATTCAAGAAGTGATACTGGTTAGGACAACCCTTGCCTGGATCACTGGAATCATCCTTTTGATTGCAACTCTTATGggg TCGTGCTGCCTTCTAAGGATGCCTCTCACGAGGGACACCCTCCTCTATTCTAATGTGAAATTGGACTAA
- the LOC111790303 gene encoding glycine-rich cell wall structural protein-like, giving the protein MASFSLRAVAFWVCVGIALVGADNVVEDDKRLFHRPLGFLKGRGFRGGGLGGGFGGGGGGGFGGGVGGGFGGGAGGGFGGGAGGGGGLGGGGGLGGGGGLGGGGGLGGGGGLGGGGGLGGGGGLGGGGGLGHGIYKRGFKSGGLGGGGGLGGGGGLGGGGGLGGGGGIGHGIYKRGFKGGGLGGGGGIGGGGGLGGGSGLGGGGGLGGGGGLGGGGGLGGGVGGGLGGGAGGGLGGGAGGGLGGGAGGGLGVGAGGGLGGGAGGGLGGGAGGGFGGGGGVGSGVGFGGGAGSGVGIGGGGGGGGGFGGGGGIGGGAGFGGGAGFGGGGGHH; this is encoded by the exons ATGGCGTCTTTCTCACTGCGTGCAGTGGCTTTTTGGGTGTGTGTGGGGATTGCCTTGGTCGGAGCCGACAATGTGGTAGAAGATGACAAGCGTTTGTTTCATCGGCCACTTGGTTTTTTGAAGGGTAGAGGGTTTCGCGGAGGTGGCCTCGGTGGAGGTTttggtggcggtggcggtggaggTTTTGGTGGCGGAGttggaggtggatttggtgggggagCTGGTGGTGGGTTTGGTGGTGGAGctggtggcggcggcggtcTAGGCGGTGGAGGTGGGTTGGGAGGTGGCGGTGGTTTGGGTGGTGGAGGAGGGCTTGGAGGCGGTGGTGGTTTGGGTGGTGGAGGAGGGCTTGGAGGCGGTGGTGGTTTGGGTGGTGGAGGAGGCTTAGGGCATGGCATTTATAAAAGGGGGTTTAAAAGTGGAGGACtaggtggtggtggtggattGGGTGGTGGTGGAGGGCTCGGCGGAGGAGGTGGTTTAGGAGGTGGAGGAGGCATTGGGCATGGTATTTACAAAAGGGGTTTTAAGGGTGGAGGACttggaggtggaggtggtattggcggcggcggaggactTGGAGGTGGTAGCGGTCTAGGTGGCGGCGGAGGACttggaggtggag GTGGTCTCGGTGGAGGTGGAGGACTTGGAGGAGGAGTTGGTGGCGGTCTTGGAGGAGGAGCTGGTGGCGGTCTAGGTGGAGGAGCTGGTGGCGGTCTAGGTGGAGGAGCTGGTGGGGGTCTGGGAGTTGGAGCTGGTGGGGGTCTGGGAGGAGGAGCTGGTGGCGGTCTTGGAGGAGGAGCTGGTGGTGGGTTTGGTGGCGGAGGTGGTGTAGGTTCTGGAGTCGGATTTGGAGGAGGAGCAGGAAGTGGAGTTGGTATTGGTGGTGGCGGTGGGGGTGGCGGAGGGTTCGGCGGAGGTGGTGGCATAGGTGGTGGTGCCGGTTTCGGCGGTGGAGCGGGGTTTGGCGGTGGTGGCGGCCACCACTAA